The following are encoded in a window of Pseudoalteromonas sp. MM1 genomic DNA:
- a CDS encoding response regulator transcription factor, with the protein MLQPHSVFVKTTFQSSFHCESYTTILKTMQAIFGDIKMDDVIPKNEKRDKFDLFLIDGAKNNWLDLLPADLICLAKKHKVVLFNVEPSAVCEKNLLLNHFNGVFYKSDAPEDIFKGLVRITSGELWFTRKVISKAFSDILSVASSFNSLQEDITLKKGDYAHLTKREKSVIHLIAQGATNNAIADKLNISDHTVKTHLYSAFKKTNSRNRVELANWAQRYISVLLPMAK; encoded by the coding sequence ATGCTACAACCACATTCCGTTTTTGTAAAAACGACGTTTCAATCTTCTTTTCATTGCGAAAGCTACACAACTATTTTAAAAACCATGCAAGCCATTTTTGGCGATATTAAAATGGACGACGTTATCCCTAAAAACGAGAAAAGGGACAAGTTTGATTTATTTTTAATTGATGGAGCTAAAAACAACTGGTTAGATTTACTACCTGCTGATTTAATTTGCTTAGCTAAAAAGCATAAAGTGGTGCTATTTAATGTAGAGCCAAGTGCAGTATGTGAAAAAAACTTACTACTCAATCATTTTAATGGCGTGTTTTATAAATCAGATGCGCCAGAAGATATATTTAAAGGGCTAGTTAGAATAACCTCAGGTGAATTGTGGTTTACGCGAAAGGTTATATCAAAAGCGTTTTCAGATATTCTTTCAGTGGCCTCGTCGTTTAATAGCCTACAAGAAGACATCACCCTTAAAAAAGGGGATTATGCGCACCTCACTAAACGTGAAAAATCGGTTATTCATTTAATTGCCCAAGGGGCGACCAATAACGCTATTGCCGATAAGCTTAATATAAGTGACCACACCGTTAAAACGCATTTGTACAGCGCCTTTAAAAAAACCAATTCGCGCAACCGTGTAGAATTGGCAAATTGGGCTCAGCGTTATATATCGGTTTTATTACCTATGGCTAAGTAA
- a CDS encoding CsgG/HfaB family protein: MRKIIITITLLALSGCSTMGNLIPPSQQVATTLEPTEIFSDLKNLPKPVGSIPVSVYSFRDQTGQYKPQTNVSSFSTAVTQGANSILVQALHESDWFTPVEREGLQNILTERKIIRAGQSDNPNQPDLPPLTTAKIILEGGIISYDTNVKTGGLGMEYFGIGASELYREDAISIYLRAVDVRTGQVLLSVATSKKVLSQEMRAGFFRYVSYKRLAEAEAGFSDNEPMSICVTQAIEKALTDLITKGIDRGLWAQKAA, from the coding sequence ATGCGCAAAATAATAATAACAATAACTCTATTAGCACTTAGCGGTTGCTCAACTATGGGAAACTTAATTCCTCCTTCACAGCAAGTGGCTACCACATTAGAACCCACTGAAATATTTAGTGATTTAAAAAACTTACCTAAGCCTGTAGGCAGTATCCCTGTGTCTGTGTATTCATTTAGAGATCAAACAGGCCAATACAAACCGCAAACTAATGTTAGTTCGTTTTCAACTGCAGTAACACAAGGTGCTAACTCTATTTTAGTGCAAGCTTTGCACGAGTCTGATTGGTTTACACCAGTTGAACGCGAAGGCTTACAAAATATATTAACCGAACGAAAAATTATTCGCGCAGGCCAATCTGACAACCCTAATCAACCAGATTTACCGCCCCTAACCACCGCTAAAATAATTTTAGAAGGCGGTATTATTAGCTACGATACCAATGTAAAAACGGGCGGTTTAGGCATGGAATACTTTGGTATTGGCGCATCTGAATTATACCGTGAAGATGCAATATCTATTTATTTACGCGCAGTTGATGTTCGCACCGGCCAAGTACTACTAAGTGTAGCCACCAGCAAAAAAGTACTTAGCCAAGAAATGCGTGCAGGCTTTTTTAGGTATGTAAGCTACAAACGCCTAGCCGAAGCTGAGGCCGGCTTTAGTGATAACGAACCAATGAGCATATGTGTAACTCAAGCGATTGAAAAAGCACTCACAGACTTAATTACAAAAGGAATTGATAGAGGGTTATGGGCTCAAAAAGCAGCGTAA
- a CDS encoding curlin, with amino-acid sequence MKLNKTLLSCAVALAVGTSFASHADTQNKSVSSSQLSTQVSTESLENSLTLSQTSNENNAFLYQEGDSNTMLVTTTGNNNETEVVQSQFGNYAEVTTTGDNNTQVYSQDGVANGFISEVTGNNNMLFVSQFGQGFFVNNEAINIVTGDDNLIDVEQGNGGHWFYNMDMQGNANEISSLQEGEWHEAEITMLTGDENTLSLEQDGFWNTFKVSSLQGNENELDVEQSGDRNAVTFSSISGDANEIDVEQDGLTNAVTFAAVMGDDNQIKLDQEGSLNTIESNLFEGANNEVTATQVGAENLVTADLIGDNNELTSLQNGDLNESYLGVIGSDNEFSTTQIGDLNSVHLANFNGTGNDVDLVQSGDENTMLVQSSYPDVSLTSNDNDIDVSQTGAQNEAVVTLAGILDSNDNQIDIAQDGMLNLVDMMVEGSNHSIDISQEGEGNWVGGVGQSAFLVGGENVSFTVTQVGNDNLVEGSVIGYDSTVSVTQIGDGNTATITQM; translated from the coding sequence ATGAAGTTGAATAAAACACTTTTAAGCTGCGCTGTTGCATTAGCAGTCGGTACCAGCTTTGCCTCACATGCAGATACACAAAATAAATCAGTATCAAGCTCACAGCTAAGTACACAAGTATCAACTGAAAGCCTAGAGAACAGCTTAACCCTAAGTCAGACTTCAAATGAAAATAACGCGTTTCTTTATCAAGAAGGCGACAGCAACACTATGCTTGTTACCACCACAGGTAACAATAATGAAACTGAAGTTGTGCAAAGCCAATTTGGTAATTATGCCGAAGTAACCACCACTGGCGATAACAATACGCAAGTGTACTCTCAAGATGGCGTTGCTAACGGTTTTATTTCAGAGGTAACAGGTAACAACAACATGTTGTTTGTTAGCCAATTTGGCCAAGGCTTTTTTGTAAATAACGAAGCGATTAACATTGTAACTGGTGATGACAACCTTATTGATGTAGAGCAAGGCAACGGCGGCCACTGGTTCTACAACATGGATATGCAAGGTAATGCAAATGAAATTAGCTCTTTGCAAGAGGGTGAATGGCATGAAGCAGAAATCACTATGCTTACTGGCGACGAAAACACTTTAAGTCTAGAACAAGATGGTTTTTGGAATACCTTCAAAGTAAGTAGCTTACAAGGTAATGAAAACGAGCTTGATGTTGAGCAAAGCGGCGACCGAAACGCTGTCACGTTTAGCTCAATCTCTGGTGATGCTAATGAGATTGACGTTGAACAAGATGGATTAACAAATGCAGTAACGTTTGCAGCTGTTATGGGCGATGATAATCAAATAAAGTTAGATCAGGAAGGTTCACTTAATACTATTGAATCAAACTTATTTGAAGGTGCAAACAACGAAGTAACAGCAACGCAAGTTGGCGCTGAAAACTTAGTGACAGCCGATTTAATAGGTGACAACAATGAGCTAACTTCATTACAAAACGGTGACTTGAACGAATCTTACCTGGGTGTAATTGGCTCTGACAATGAGTTTTCAACCACTCAAATTGGCGACTTAAACTCGGTTCACCTTGCTAACTTTAATGGCACAGGTAACGATGTTGATTTAGTTCAATCTGGTGATGAAAACACCATGCTGGTGCAATCGTCGTATCCTGATGTGTCGCTTACATCTAACGATAACGATATTGATGTTTCACAAACAGGTGCTCAAAACGAAGCGGTTGTAACGCTTGCGGGTATTTTAGATAGTAATGATAACCAAATCGATATTGCGCAAGACGGTATGTTAAACCTAGTTGATATGATGGTTGAAGGAAGTAACCACAGTATTGATATTTCACAAGAAGGTGAAGGTAACTGGGTAGGCGGTGTTGGGCAATCAGCCTTTTTAGTAGGCGGTGAAAACGTGTCGTTTACAGTCACTCAAGTAGGTAATGATAACCTTGTTGAAGGCTCAGTAATTGGTTACGACAGCACGGTATCTGTTACGCAAATTGGTGATGGCAATACAGCAACAATTACGCAAATGTAA
- a CDS encoding curli assembly protein CsgF: MDGKMKKIALIIITTLCFSASATEIIYTPINPSFGGNPLNATMLLSKAQAQNKHKAPTIEKGYAEQFQDSLERTYLNRMVREITDMAFGEEIEDSLFDQDSIFMSGDYQIEVITSTTDTITVKITNILDDSVVIIEVPRFG, encoded by the coding sequence ATGGATGGTAAAATGAAAAAAATAGCACTTATAATAATAACAACACTTTGTTTTTCGGCCTCGGCAACTGAAATAATTTATACTCCAATAAATCCAAGCTTTGGTGGTAACCCATTAAACGCCACTATGCTGCTGAGCAAAGCGCAAGCGCAAAACAAACACAAAGCCCCCACCATCGAAAAAGGCTACGCAGAGCAATTTCAAGACTCGTTGGAGCGCACCTATTTAAACCGCATGGTCAGAGAAATAACTGATATGGCATTTGGTGAAGAAATTGAAGACAGCCTCTTCGACCAAGACTCAATATTTATGAGTGGCGATTATCAAATAGAAGTCATCACCAGCACAACAGACACTATAACAGTAAAAATAACCAATATATTAGATGACTCTGTCGTGATCATCGAAGTCCCGAGGTTTGGATAA
- a CDS encoding trehalase family glycosidase → MNFFESQLFKDVQTQHIFDDCKTFADATARTSWQSACKNYEQVAPLNQAQLKEFVNAHFLTTPLLKMSTEVDTSSVKSYINSLWGGLRREADKPKADSLLALKHSYIVPGGRFQEIYYWDSYFTALGLIDANKAEIVEDMLQNFIDLINDFGCIPNGNRSYYLSRSQPPILALMVELLWQHEHSQTNNVAWLEKCVDALQKEYAFWMQGAENVTNEQTALKRVVKMPCGGKLNRYWDDEATPRAESLREDLALAEGLAEHKKPDFYRHIRAACESGWDFSSRWLAEPNSLSSIHTTDILPIDLNCLLYYLEKQLGKFNKLIGNSQQADLFNDYAAARHTLINKYMWSEQAHFFVDYNHHKASQSKVLSAAASTALFFNLASEQQAQHIAERLSQDFLKAGGIVTTVTPTSQQWDSPNGWAPLQWFAVKGLNNYGFSDLSKRIMQNWLIMVEQDFAQNKCLLEKYNVCEPQLKAGGGEYVVQQGFGWTNGVTSRFYTLCEH, encoded by the coding sequence ATGAATTTTTTTGAAAGCCAGTTATTTAAAGATGTACAGACCCAACATATTTTTGATGACTGTAAAACATTTGCAGATGCAACTGCACGAACCAGCTGGCAAAGTGCGTGTAAAAACTATGAGCAAGTAGCACCGCTTAATCAAGCCCAATTAAAAGAGTTTGTAAATGCTCACTTTTTAACAACTCCGCTATTAAAAATGAGCACCGAGGTAGATACTTCAAGTGTAAAAAGTTACATCAACTCGCTGTGGGGAGGATTACGCCGCGAGGCAGACAAGCCCAAAGCCGATTCTTTATTAGCGTTAAAGCATAGCTACATTGTGCCTGGAGGACGTTTTCAGGAGATATACTACTGGGATAGCTACTTTACAGCGCTTGGCTTAATTGATGCTAATAAAGCCGAGATTGTTGAAGATATGCTGCAAAACTTTATTGATTTAATAAATGATTTTGGGTGCATTCCAAATGGTAACCGCAGCTACTACTTATCGCGTTCGCAGCCACCTATTTTAGCCCTTATGGTTGAATTACTATGGCAGCACGAACATAGTCAAACTAATAATGTGGCTTGGCTCGAAAAGTGTGTTGATGCGCTTCAAAAAGAGTATGCGTTTTGGATGCAAGGCGCAGAAAACGTTACTAACGAGCAAACGGCACTAAAGCGAGTAGTAAAAATGCCATGTGGCGGAAAGCTAAATCGTTATTGGGATGATGAAGCAACCCCAAGGGCTGAATCTCTTAGAGAAGATCTGGCACTCGCAGAAGGTTTAGCTGAGCATAAAAAGCCTGACTTTTATCGACATATACGTGCAGCATGTGAATCAGGCTGGGACTTTAGCTCCCGTTGGTTGGCTGAGCCTAATTCACTTAGCTCTATACACACGACCGATATATTACCCATTGATCTTAATTGTTTACTTTATTACCTTGAAAAACAGCTTGGTAAGTTTAATAAGCTGATAGGTAATAGCCAACAAGCCGATTTATTTAACGATTACGCAGCAGCTCGCCACACATTGATTAATAAATACATGTGGAGTGAGCAAGCACACTTTTTTGTTGATTATAATCATCACAAAGCGAGTCAATCTAAGGTGTTAAGCGCTGCCGCAAGTACTGCATTATTTTTTAACTTAGCGTCTGAGCAACAAGCTCAACATATTGCCGAACGACTAAGCCAAGACTTTTTAAAGGCCGGTGGCATAGTTACTACCGTTACCCCTACATCTCAGCAATGGGATAGCCCAAATGGCTGGGCTCCGTTACAGTGGTTTGCTGTTAAAGGGCTTAATAATTACGGTTTTAGTGATCTTAGTAAACGTATAATGCAGAACTGGTTAATTATGGTTGAGCAAGATTTTGCTCAAAATAAGTGCTTACTAGAAAAGTATAATGTGTGTGAGCCACAGCTAAAAGCAGGCGGCGGGGAGTATGTGGTACAGCAAGGTTTTGGCTGGACTAACGGGGTTACTTCTCGGTTTTACACATTATGTGAACACTGA
- a CDS encoding TonB-dependent receptor yields the protein MTFNKAKSTLACAITLALSSHSTFAQEQTQETKVERIVVSGTPTGVGIRKIDAGYAVTNIDSQQIIKLSPKSTADLFKAVPGVWVESSGGESGANVFVRGFPGGGDAPFLTLSIEGSPVYPAPTLSFLENSSLFRIDETIETMEALRGGPNPVLSNGQPGLTTNFRLKRGSEDTEGLFKYTTSDYDLQRVDAVISGEITDDLYFMVGGYVKSSPGIRDAGFTSEKGSQFTINITKDLDNGELNFYTRQTDDHGAWYLPTPLNIEGIDAEYTQLGTLNRQATIFTGPDAQSHDIDLGDGRGWDGHVSGGSIKLELDNGWQFSDRFNITKGDANTYGLVPSGSATTVGSVADNGQTAFGAISNTEYASDTPIQQLGRWVVLKEINSFTNDLAFSKQFDDLSATFGYYTASTSANDWWSLGNTAYHVLEAGGESLTGIECNQSTDGCDFNYDISSTGDARTHAFYVTAQYKFAEDFTLDAGVRHENHEVEYSVDEGLDGIITKAVNYDESKTSWTTGINYSINDDMGVFARVNRGYKMPYFDDFRDNFSAYEGGEKLIKEVTQGELGYKLISDSTDFYATLFVNEVKGDTFVRRPGVPAEILTNEAYGIELDYNFNHQSGFSVNLNTTLQETEITQSPTNEGNESQRQPKWQLRITPSYDFELQGIYATLYGTLSAVDDRFGNNENTVTLDGYEKVDLGLILEPMEGIKLQLAIDNLTDEQGITEGDPRNADAPNGRYIMPRTTRFSVSYAF from the coding sequence ATGACATTCAATAAAGCAAAAAGTACATTAGCCTGCGCTATAACTTTAGCCTTAAGCTCACACAGCACATTTGCACAAGAGCAAACACAAGAAACCAAGGTAGAGCGTATTGTTGTTTCGGGCACACCTACCGGAGTTGGCATCAGAAAAATTGATGCAGGCTACGCTGTTACAAATATTGATAGCCAGCAAATTATTAAGCTTTCACCAAAAAGCACTGCCGACCTTTTTAAAGCCGTACCAGGTGTTTGGGTAGAAAGCTCAGGGGGTGAATCAGGCGCTAATGTATTTGTACGTGGCTTTCCTGGCGGCGGTGACGCCCCATTTTTAACTCTTAGCATTGAAGGCTCACCCGTTTACCCAGCCCCTACATTATCGTTTTTAGAAAACTCTTCGCTATTTAGAATTGATGAAACCATTGAAACAATGGAAGCTTTACGGGGCGGACCAAACCCTGTTTTATCAAACGGCCAACCCGGTTTAACAACTAACTTTAGACTAAAGCGTGGCAGTGAAGACACCGAAGGCTTATTTAAATACACCACATCAGATTACGATTTACAGCGTGTAGATGCTGTTATTAGTGGTGAAATTACTGACGATTTATACTTTATGGTTGGCGGGTATGTAAAAAGCTCACCGGGTATTCGTGATGCAGGTTTTACCTCTGAGAAAGGCAGCCAATTTACCATTAATATTACTAAAGATTTAGATAACGGCGAGCTTAACTTTTATACCCGCCAAACAGATGATCACGGTGCATGGTACTTACCTACCCCACTTAATATTGAAGGGATTGACGCAGAGTATACGCAACTTGGCACATTAAACCGCCAAGCTACTATATTCACAGGCCCTGATGCACAATCACACGATATAGACTTAGGTGATGGCCGAGGCTGGGATGGCCATGTTTCAGGCGGTAGCATTAAGCTAGAGCTTGATAATGGGTGGCAATTTTCTGACCGATTTAATATAACTAAAGGGGATGCTAATACGTATGGGTTAGTGCCAAGTGGCTCAGCAACCACGGTTGGCTCAGTTGCCGATAATGGTCAAACCGCGTTTGGCGCAATAAGTAATACTGAGTACGCAAGCGATACCCCAATACAGCAACTTGGCCGCTGGGTTGTACTTAAAGAAATTAACTCATTTACAAACGATTTAGCATTTTCAAAGCAATTTGATGATTTATCAGCCACGTTTGGTTACTACACAGCAAGCACATCGGCAAATGATTGGTGGAGTTTAGGTAATACAGCCTACCACGTATTAGAAGCAGGCGGCGAGTCGCTAACTGGCATTGAGTGTAATCAAAGCACTGATGGCTGCGATTTTAACTACGATATTAGCTCAACAGGTGATGCGCGCACCCATGCATTTTATGTAACAGCTCAATACAAATTTGCCGAAGACTTCACCTTAGATGCAGGCGTGCGCCATGAAAATCATGAAGTAGAATACAGTGTTGATGAAGGCCTTGATGGCATTATTACTAAAGCAGTTAATTACGATGAAAGTAAAACATCGTGGACCACGGGTATTAACTATTCAATAAACGATGACATGGGTGTATTTGCTCGCGTAAACCGTGGTTATAAAATGCCTTACTTTGATGATTTTAGAGATAACTTTAGCGCTTATGAAGGCGGCGAAAAGCTAATTAAAGAAGTAACTCAAGGCGAATTGGGCTACAAGCTAATTTCTGACTCTACAGATTTTTACGCCACTTTGTTTGTTAACGAAGTGAAGGGCGATACATTTGTACGCCGCCCGGGTGTACCTGCAGAAATTTTAACAAACGAAGCGTACGGTATAGAGCTTGATTACAACTTTAATCATCAGTCGGGTTTTTCGGTTAATTTAAATACCACATTACAAGAAACTGAAATAACGCAAAGCCCAACCAATGAAGGAAATGAGTCTCAGCGTCAGCCAAAATGGCAATTACGTATTACCCCCAGCTACGATTTTGAGCTACAAGGTATATACGCTACATTATATGGCACCCTATCAGCTGTTGATGACCGCTTTGGTAACAACGAAAATACTGTAACGCTTGATGGCTACGAAAAAGTAGATTTAGGTTTAATTTTAGAACCTATGGAAGGCATAAAACTACAGCTTGCCATTGATAACTTAACTGATGAGCAAGGTATAACAGAGGGCGACCCACGCAATGCCGATGCGCCAAATGGCCGCTATATTATGCCACGCACCACGCGCTTTAGTGTAAGTTATGCGTTTTAA
- a CDS encoding sugar MFS transporter produces MSKTKITLAIAASYFIFAILLNSVGTVILQAINTLGVSKTEASVLEGFKDLSIAIMSFVVASFIPRLGYKLAMLGALAVVALACLSTAMLSEFYMFKVLFAVIGCGFAVVKVSVYSIIGQVTEDANGHSSLLNTIEGIFMVGVLSGYWIFTAFIDPNQSNAWLNVYYALAALALVVLLSVVIAPIAPAVVDKNKSGSSLSDFIAMLKLTYQPLVLIFIISAFLYVLIEQGVGTWLPTFNNQVLQLPVAISIQLASIFAAALAFGRLVAGQVLKYINWFFVLCGCLVAMALLIILTLPLTENLPNTVVTSLFDAPLAAFILPLIGFFMAPIYPVLNSVMLSALEKHQHAAMTGLIVVFSALGGTTGSMITGYVFEHFSGQHAFYLSLIPISLIFISVIIFKQRTRAISQHAASI; encoded by the coding sequence ATGAGTAAAACAAAAATCACACTCGCAATTGCTGCAAGCTATTTTATTTTTGCAATATTATTAAATAGCGTAGGAACAGTAATTTTACAGGCAATAAACACATTGGGCGTTAGCAAAACTGAGGCGTCTGTTTTAGAAGGGTTTAAAGATTTATCAATAGCAATTATGTCTTTTGTTGTTGCCTCGTTCATTCCTAGATTAGGGTATAAGCTCGCAATGTTAGGCGCTTTAGCTGTTGTTGCATTAGCGTGCTTAAGCACTGCAATGCTCAGCGAGTTTTATATGTTTAAGGTGCTATTTGCAGTGATAGGCTGTGGCTTTGCGGTAGTCAAAGTTTCTGTTTATTCAATTATTGGTCAAGTAACCGAAGATGCTAACGGTCATTCGTCACTGTTAAACACTATAGAAGGTATTTTTATGGTGGGTGTATTAAGCGGCTATTGGATTTTTACGGCATTTATAGACCCAAACCAAAGCAATGCGTGGCTAAATGTTTATTATGCGTTGGCTGCGCTTGCTTTAGTTGTATTGCTAAGTGTTGTTATTGCACCGATTGCGCCTGCGGTTGTTGATAAAAATAAAAGTGGCTCTAGTTTGAGTGACTTTATAGCCATGCTTAAATTAACGTATCAGCCTTTGGTGCTTATTTTTATTATAAGTGCATTTTTATATGTACTTATAGAGCAAGGCGTAGGTACTTGGCTGCCCACCTTCAATAACCAAGTTTTACAATTACCTGTGGCTATAAGTATTCAGTTAGCGAGTATTTTTGCAGCGGCGCTAGCGTTTGGTCGTTTAGTTGCAGGGCAGGTGCTTAAGTATATTAATTGGTTTTTTGTGTTGTGCGGATGTTTAGTCGCCATGGCATTACTTATTATTTTAACGTTACCTTTAACTGAAAACCTACCTAATACAGTAGTCACTAGCTTATTTGATGCGCCACTTGCTGCATTTATTTTGCCCCTCATTGGTTTTTTTATGGCGCCCATTTACCCCGTTTTAAATTCGGTAATGCTCAGCGCTTTAGAAAAGCATCAACATGCAGCCATGACAGGGTTAATCGTTGTGTTTTCAGCACTTGGAGGCACAACTGGTTCAATGATCACAGGTTATGTGTTTGAGCATTTTAGTGGTCAGCACGCATTTTACCTGTCGTTAATTCCCATTAGCTTAATTTTTATAAGCGTGATTATTTTTAAACAGCGCACCCGCGCCATTTCTCAGCACGCTGCCAGCATATAA
- a CDS encoding LacI family DNA-binding transcriptional regulator: MNSKKIKLADLAKLAGVSTSTVSRALNDNPLIKQETRDKLQLLAKKHNFSLNTAASRLRTQKTNVVAVIINLDEQTEQSISDPFLLKVVSEINLALNQQGLELLLSNSIMAQHDWANYFINGRRADGIIVVGQGKDQRNIEAAAKAGIPLVVWGDPKTPSNYPIVGSDNYLGGMQATAHLIEHGAKNILFLGDPEHGEISERHRGYAAALSTHKLEQHVVSIDITSSSAYQQINSLLREKGLYFDAIVACSDMVALGAMKALKERYVSIPNDVALVGFDDIAMADISHPSLSTIKQNTQLAASLIVKKLMQQFLGEKVESQVIDIELITRQSSKR; encoded by the coding sequence ATGAATAGCAAAAAAATAAAATTAGCAGATTTAGCAAAGCTGGCAGGAGTGTCTACCTCTACGGTTTCGCGTGCATTAAATGACAACCCTTTAATAAAGCAAGAAACACGCGATAAGTTACAGCTACTCGCTAAAAAGCATAATTTTAGTTTAAACACCGCTGCTAGCCGCTTGCGAACACAAAAAACGAATGTTGTTGCTGTCATCATTAATCTTGATGAGCAAACAGAACAATCGATTAGCGATCCATTTTTGCTTAAAGTGGTGAGCGAAATTAACCTTGCACTAAATCAGCAAGGATTAGAGCTTTTATTGTCTAATTCAATAATGGCGCAGCACGATTGGGCCAATTATTTTATAAATGGTCGCAGAGCCGATGGCATTATCGTGGTTGGGCAAGGTAAAGATCAACGTAATATAGAGGCGGCTGCTAAAGCGGGGATCCCTTTGGTTGTGTGGGGAGACCCTAAAACACCCAGTAATTACCCCATTGTAGGCAGTGATAACTACCTAGGTGGAATGCAAGCAACGGCGCATTTAATCGAACACGGTGCAAAAAATATTTTATTTTTAGGCGACCCAGAACACGGCGAAATTAGCGAAAGGCACCGTGGATATGCGGCCGCGTTATCTACACATAAATTAGAGCAACATGTTGTTTCTATTGATATAACTAGTAGTTCTGCGTATCAGCAAATTAATAGCTTATTGCGTGAAAAAGGCCTTTACTTTGATGCTATTGTTGCCTGTAGTGATATGGTTGCACTAGGAGCAATGAAAGCGTTAAAAGAGCGTTATGTGAGTATTCCAAACGATGTTGCTCTCGTTGGATTTGACGATATTGCAATGGCAGATATAAGCCACCCATCACTTTCTACAATTAAACAAAACACCCAGTTAGCTGCCTCTTTGATAGTTAAAAAGTTGATGCAACAATTTTTGGGCGAGAAGGTTGAATCTCAAGTGATTGATATAGAATTAATAACTCGCCAATCGAGTAAACGCTGA
- a CDS encoding curli production assembly/transport protein CsgE, which yields MKINIHLRYSLLSFFLCFSSLSSASQELEIDGLLLDRSISRFGHQFYYEFSNYWRDLPSTAGFNIEIRETVIPKAGTKLSLIMNNQLVYVTYLGRRLAPLDERVEQAVYTVIDAMARSNMATSSPDMAVNGW from the coding sequence ATGAAAATAAATATTCACTTACGTTACTCCTTACTAAGTTTTTTTCTATGTTTTTCTTCGCTAAGCAGTGCTTCGCAAGAACTAGAAATAGATGGCTTACTGCTTGATAGAAGTATAAGTCGTTTTGGTCATCAGTTTTATTACGAATTTTCGAATTACTGGCGCGATCTCCCTTCTACCGCTGGTTTTAATATAGAAATAAGAGAAACAGTAATCCCAAAAGCAGGTACAAAGCTTTCGCTAATAATGAATAACCAACTTGTGTATGTAACCTATTTAGGACGTAGATTAGCCCCACTCGACGAACGTGTTGAGCAAGCTGTTTACACTGTAATAGACGCGATGGCGCGCTCAAACATGGCAACATCGTCACCCGATATGGCAGTAAATGGATGGTAA